The proteins below are encoded in one region of Ferruginibacter lapsinanis:
- a CDS encoding Do family serine endopeptidase, whose product MKTKQILFTVAISAITALGVMIGYTKFIQHNNSFAGQQAGMVPSNYKYAGMFDNNLPPGATDFTQPSQAALPAVVHIKTKTNAKQVSNNLPKMPKSPFSDFFNDDIFDQFFGGRGNSYIPEQRASGSGVIISDDGYIVTNNHVVENADELTVTLSNKKSYTAKVIGRDPAYDLAVIKIDASGLPFLLYGNSDDVKIGQWVLAIGYPLNLETTVTAGIVSAKARSLGLNKSTKTNSAVESFIQTDAAVNMGNSGGALINTNGQLIGINSAIASPTGYYSGYSYAIPVNIVKKVVDDMIKYGTVQRAFLGVSYSPDGLSDEQKKANGVMEGNGVFISDVSKGGAAESAGIKKGDFITKINGVPVSSSAEMVEQVSRYKPSDKITVTYERGGKETTTNVTLKNNAGTYDIVKEDDGTMAKLGADFVTLDAKKAKEYGIPGGVVVKKINEGALNDQTRMRDGFIILKVDDKDVKNVEDFKKIIATSKTLTISGFYPGSDGIFDYPITLE is encoded by the coding sequence ATGAAAACAAAACAAATTTTATTTACTGTAGCGATCAGCGCCATTACAGCGCTGGGTGTAATGATTGGTTACACTAAGTTTATACAACACAACAATAGTTTTGCCGGACAACAAGCAGGAATGGTTCCGTCTAACTACAAGTATGCTGGTATGTTTGATAACAACCTGCCTCCCGGTGCCACAGATTTTACGCAACCTTCCCAGGCGGCATTGCCGGCAGTAGTGCATATAAAAACAAAAACAAATGCTAAACAGGTAAGTAATAATTTACCTAAAATGCCAAAGAGCCCATTCAGCGATTTTTTTAATGATGATATTTTTGATCAGTTTTTTGGCGGCAGAGGTAATAGCTACATACCTGAACAAAGAGCTTCGGGTTCTGGTGTTATCATCAGCGATGATGGATATATAGTAACTAATAATCACGTAGTGGAAAATGCTGATGAGCTAACCGTTACATTAAGCAATAAAAAATCTTACACAGCAAAGGTTATTGGTAGAGATCCTGCTTATGATCTGGCTGTGATCAAAATAGATGCTAGCGGATTGCCATTCTTATTATACGGCAACTCTGATGATGTAAAAATCGGTCAATGGGTATTAGCGATAGGATATCCTTTAAATTTAGAAACAACAGTTACCGCAGGAATAGTAAGTGCTAAAGCAAGAAGCCTTGGTTTGAACAAAAGCACAAAAACAAATTCTGCAGTTGAATCTTTTATACAAACAGATGCTGCTGTAAATATGGGTAATAGTGGTGGTGCATTGATTAACACCAACGGGCAGTTGATAGGCATCAACTCTGCTATTGCATCTCCTACAGGATATTACAGCGGTTACTCTTATGCAATACCAGTAAATATTGTAAAAAAAGTAGTAGATGACATGATCAAGTATGGTACTGTTCAAAGAGCATTCTTAGGCGTATCATATAGTCCGGATGGATTGTCTGATGAACAAAAGAAAGCCAACGGAGTTATGGAAGGTAATGGCGTATTCATCAGTGATGTATCAAAAGGTGGAGCAGCAGAAAGCGCAGGCATTAAAAAAGGTGATTTCATTACAAAAATAAATGGAGTTCCAGTTTCATCCAGTGCAGAAATGGTAGAACAAGTTAGCCGCTATAAACCAAGCGATAAGATCACTGTGACATATGAAAGAGGTGGTAAAGAAACTACAACCAACGTTACACTAAAAAACAACGCCGGCACGTATGATATTGTTAAAGAAGATGATGGAACGATGGCTAAATTAGGTGCTGATTTTGTTACTTTAGATGCAAAAAAAGCGAAAGAGTATGGTATACCTGGTGGTGTAGTTGTAAAGAAAATAAATGAAGGTGCATTAAATGATCAAACCCGTATGAGAGATGGATTTATCATTTTAAAAGTAGATGATAAAGATGTTAAAAATGTTGAAGATTTCAAGAAAATAATCGCTACTTCCAAAACACTTACGATCAGTGGTTTTTATCCTGGTTCTGATGGAATTTTTGATTACCCGATAACTCTGGAGTAA
- a CDS encoding acyl-CoA reductase, with translation MNLQNRINLLSALGNLLKKNTEEWQAVKHKASIKNGWFTPDFIDVALNNIINEFIDPEKLTAWANRYFLDDNITQKQVGIVMAGNIPLVGFHDFLCVFISGHRQMIKLSSKDDVLLPYLTEKMTELNSDCAKLISYSEMLKGCDAYIATGSNNSARYFEYYFSKYPSIIRRNRTSVAILTGNETMETLEKLADDIHIFFGLGCRNVTKIFVPEEYDFVPLLQSFHRYKYFADHHKYRNNYDYNLAIQIMNNRFYMTNEATLLVESDSIFSPISQLNYSFYSDKTTLLESLKKNDEIQCIAGIDIPFGMAQTPSLTDYADGIDTIQFLLSL, from the coding sequence ATGAATTTACAAAATAGAATTAATTTATTATCAGCATTAGGAAATCTTCTAAAAAAAAATACAGAAGAATGGCAGGCTGTTAAACATAAAGCTTCGATAAAAAATGGTTGGTTTACCCCCGATTTCATTGATGTTGCTTTAAATAACATTATTAATGAATTTATTGATCCGGAAAAATTAACGGCATGGGCAAACCGCTATTTTTTAGATGACAATATCACCCAAAAACAGGTAGGCATTGTTATGGCAGGCAACATTCCATTAGTTGGTTTTCATGATTTTTTATGTGTATTTATTTCCGGCCATCGGCAAATGATAAAACTATCCAGCAAGGATGATGTTTTGTTGCCGTATTTAACTGAAAAAATGACGGAACTGAACAGCGATTGTGCAAAGTTGATCTCATATTCAGAAATGCTAAAGGGCTGTGATGCTTATATTGCTACGGGAAGTAACAACAGCGCCAGATATTTTGAATATTATTTTAGTAAATACCCAAGTATAATCCGTCGTAACCGTACATCAGTGGCAATTTTAACCGGTAACGAAACAATGGAAACGCTTGAAAAACTGGCTGATGATATTCATATTTTCTTTGGGTTAGGTTGCCGAAATGTGACAAAGATATTTGTACCGGAGGAATATGATTTTGTTCCGTTATTACAATCTTTTCATCGCTATAAATATTTTGCAGACCATCATAAATACAGAAATAATTACGACTATAACCTGGCCATACAGATCATGAACAATCGATTTTATATGACCAATGAAGCCACTTTGCTGGTAGAAAGTGATTCTATTTTTTCTCCCATCAGTCAGTTGAATTATAGTTTTTATAGCGATAAAACGACTCTTTTGGAATCCTTGAAAAAAAATGATGAAATTCAATGCATTGCAGGAATAGATATCCCTTTTGGCATGGCCCAAACTCCCTCCCTCACAGATTATGCAGATGGCATTGATACCATTCAATTTTTGTTATCTTTATAG
- a CDS encoding 4Fe-4S dicluster domain-containing protein: MAIKITDECINCGACEPECPNNAIYEGGVEWAISDGTTVKGSFTLLDGTQVDADQRNAPLSVDTYYITPNKCTECQGFHEEPQCAAVCPVDCCVPDEMYEETVEVLMAKKDSLHV, encoded by the coding sequence ATGGCTATTAAGATTACCGACGAATGTATTAATTGCGGTGCTTGCGAACCAGAATGTCCTAACAATGCAATTTATGAAGGTGGTGTAGAATGGGCAATATCTGACGGAACAACTGTAAAAGGATCATTTACTTTATTGGATGGCACTCAGGTAGATGCCGACCAACGTAACGCACCTTTAAGTGTGGATACTTATTATATTACTCCTAATAAATGTACGGAGTGTCAAGGATTTCATGAAGAACCACAATGTGCGGCAGTTTGTCCGGTTGATTGTTGTGTTCCTGATGAAATGTATGAAGAAACAGTGGAAGTACTCATGGCAAAAAAAGACAGCTTACACGTTTAA
- a CDS encoding YybH family protein, translating to MKNLSLLLIISISLLSCFKKKPKEDMVDIKMSMMDADREFSKMSELKGMKAAFMEYIDSNGVLLRPNSKPIIGGEAIFYISQGEDSSYTMTWDPKGGSVAQSGDLGYTYGIYSIKPKKSETVQYGTYVSIWKRQPDGKWKFALDTGNEGIDIAE from the coding sequence ATGAAAAATTTATCACTATTGCTTATTATTTCAATTTCTTTATTGTCTTGTTTTAAGAAGAAGCCTAAAGAAGATATGGTGGATATTAAGATGAGTATGATGGATGCTGACAGAGAGTTTTCAAAAATGAGTGAGTTAAAAGGAATGAAGGCAGCTTTTATGGAATATATTGATAGCAATGGCGTTTTGTTAAGACCCAATTCAAAGCCTATCATCGGTGGAGAGGCTATATTTTACATTAGCCAGGGAGAAGATTCTTCATATACAATGACATGGGATCCTAAAGGGGGGAGTGTAGCTCAATCGGGTGATCTTGGCTATACCTATGGGATATATTCCATTAAACCCAAAAAATCTGAAACGGTACAATATGGTACTTATGTAAGTATTTGGAAAAGACAGCCGGATGGTAAATGGAAATTTGCTTTAGATACAGGTAACGAGGGAATTGATATAGCAGAATAA
- a CDS encoding D-alanine--D-alanine ligase has translation MKKKIALVTGGYSGEAVISYKSAITIENNIDTQKWDCYKIDIRTDGWFYIPAEGEHIAVDKNDFSIIVNGKKIIFDAVLIGLHGTPGEDGKLQGYFDCLKIPYTSCDAATSALTFNKRYTVAVAAFGGMHVAKSLHLFKDDTSITSSDILKELKLPVFVKPNNGGSSIGMSKVNEANDLQAALEKAFKEDDQVLVEEFIKGREFTIGVFKTKGKIIPLPITEVISKNDFFDFNAKYEGASTEVTPAAIDPSMADKISNAAKKAYSIFNCNGIVRIDFIYDEQSGNPYMLEINTVPGQSEASIVPQQVKAMNWTLKDFYSALIEECFN, from the coding sequence ATGAAGAAAAAAATTGCACTGGTTACAGGCGGTTATTCCGGAGAAGCGGTAATATCTTATAAAAGTGCCATCACCATTGAAAACAACATAGATACCCAAAAATGGGATTGTTATAAAATAGACATTCGTACTGATGGATGGTTTTATATCCCTGCCGAAGGCGAACATATAGCTGTTGATAAAAATGACTTTTCTATTATTGTAAATGGGAAAAAGATCATTTTTGATGCGGTATTAATAGGGCTTCACGGGACACCTGGTGAAGATGGTAAATTACAAGGCTATTTCGATTGTTTAAAAATACCCTACACTTCTTGCGATGCGGCAACTTCAGCATTAACATTTAATAAACGATACACTGTAGCAGTGGCCGCTTTTGGAGGCATGCATGTGGCAAAATCTTTGCACTTGTTTAAAGACGACACTTCAATAACAAGCAGCGATATTTTAAAGGAATTAAAATTGCCTGTGTTTGTAAAACCTAATAATGGAGGCAGCAGTATTGGTATGAGTAAAGTAAATGAAGCAAATGATCTGCAGGCAGCATTGGAAAAAGCATTTAAAGAAGATGACCAGGTTTTGGTAGAAGAATTTATTAAAGGAAGAGAATTCACGATCGGTGTTTTTAAAACTAAAGGCAAGATCATCCCACTACCCATAACTGAAGTGATATCTAAAAATGACTTCTTTGATTTTAATGCAAAATATGAAGGAGCTAGCACAGAAGTTACGCCTGCTGCAATTGATCCGTCAATGGCTGATAAAATAAGTAATGCCGCAAAAAAAGCCTATAGTATTTTTAATTGTAATGGCATTGTACGAATCGATTTTATTTATGATGAGCAGAGTGGCAATCCTTATATGTTAGAAATAAATACTGTACCCGGTCAAAGTGAGGCAAGTATTGTACCTCAGCAGGTAAAAGCAATGAACTGGACATTGAAAGATTTTTATTCAGCTTTAATTGAAGAATGTTTTAACTGA
- a CDS encoding PASTA domain-containing protein, whose product MFKFITDKPLWVNFVAAVVLLFTLVFVLLQMLSWITKHGEYLTVPSLVGKDTHQAIELLESKGFDVVIQDSVYTDTVKRGTVIKQLPDGGSTVKVNRSVFLTINRYVPPMIEMPKLEGLSLRFALDLLRRNHLELRDTIYKPDFMMGSVLEQQYNGQRISPGQKLQWGSAITLIIGGGLQDAEILVPDLVGMRFAEAKAALDSTGISIGAIISETDIKDTASAFIYKQNPERFNEEKQPMYIHSGQVMDIWISPVMIYLKDTLNNQ is encoded by the coding sequence ATGTTTAAATTTATCACCGATAAGCCGCTTTGGGTAAACTTTGTAGCCGCTGTTGTACTATTGTTTACGTTGGTATTTGTATTACTGCAAATGCTAAGTTGGATAACCAAGCATGGAGAGTATTTAACAGTACCTTCTTTGGTAGGGAAAGACACACACCAGGCAATAGAATTATTGGAAAGCAAAGGCTTTGATGTAGTGATACAAGATTCTGTGTATACTGATACAGTAAAACGTGGTACTGTTATCAAGCAGTTACCTGATGGGGGCTCTACCGTGAAAGTAAATCGTAGTGTTTTTCTTACTATCAATCGTTATGTGCCGCCAATGATTGAAATGCCAAAATTGGAAGGGCTAAGCTTACGTTTTGCTTTAGACCTGCTTCGTCGCAATCATTTGGAGTTGAGAGATACCATTTATAAACCGGATTTTATGATGGGGTCCGTTTTGGAACAGCAATATAACGGGCAAAGAATTTCTCCGGGACAAAAGTTGCAATGGGGTAGTGCTATTACTCTGATCATTGGCGGAGGATTACAAGATGCTGAAATACTTGTACCTGATCTGGTTGGGATGAGATTTGCTGAAGCGAAAGCGGCGCTTGATTCTACTGGTATAAGCATAGGAGCAATTATTTCTGAAACAGATATTAAAGACACTGCTTCTGCTTTTATTTATAAACAAAATCCTGAAAGATTTAATGAAGAAAAGCAACCAATGTATATTCACTCCGGGCAGGTAATGGATATTTGGATATCGCCTGTGATGATATACCTCAAGGATACTTTAAACAACCAATAA
- a CDS encoding rhodanese-like domain-containing protein has product MNTITVEEVKARLDAGEKLHIIDVREPHENAEFNIGGPLIPLGKIQAMQIDELEELKDQELIIYCRSGNRSGQACMILDAAGFKNTKNLVGGMLDWRAKFNV; this is encoded by the coding sequence ATGAATACCATAACCGTTGAAGAAGTAAAAGCAAGATTAGATGCAGGCGAAAAACTACATATCATAGATGTAAGAGAGCCTCACGAAAATGCTGAATTTAATATAGGGGGGCCACTTATTCCATTGGGCAAGATACAGGCAATGCAAATTGATGAGCTGGAAGAACTGAAAGACCAGGAATTGATCATTTATTGCAGAAGTGGTAATCGTAGCGGACAGGCTTGCATGATTTTAGATGCAGCAGGTTTTAAAAACACAAAAAATCTGGTAGGAGGGATGTTAGACTGGAGAGCAAAATTTAATGTCTAG
- a CDS encoding TonB-dependent receptor produces MKKVFISTVLCSFSIILAKAQEKLGDTTFLQPIEVSAVRATEKAPFAKTNLSKKEIEKNNIGQDLPFILNQTPSVVVNSDAGNGVGYTNFRVRGSDATRINITLNGIPYNDPESQISYFVDMPDFVSSASNIQIQRGVGTSSNGAGAFGGSVNISTNEIIEKNYTESNNSYGSFNTWKNTIKFGTGILDKHFTFDARLSKVSSDGYIDRAKSDLKSFYTSTAYVDANKSFRLNIFSGKEKTYQAWNGVPEYLLNTNRTYNSSGTDKPGEPYNNQTDNYTQTHYQFFYNQKICNSLKLSTAVFLVNGSGYWEEYKAGEALADYGLSDYTVGNTTISSTDLIRRLWPNNKQYGTIFSVQHEKKNTQLTIGGGYNQNDAKHFGEVIWAQVPVTPNYHWYDLTATKKDFSLYTKWTQTLNQHWQTFVDVQYRNVDYTINGFRKNPALIVKSNYNFFNPKAGITYNANNWQVFLSYANANKEPNRDDYEINTAKKPVPEKLHDFELGAEKRKTNYSFGATVYYMRYKDQLVLVGNINDVGAYTRINIPKSYRLGVELEGAYVFNKWLNATANLSLSENKIKNFTELIDDYDNGGYVTNFYKKTDISFSPAAIGNYSLNIIPVKNGEISLLGKYVSSQYMDNTSNKSRSLDSYYLQDVRLAYTLHNKLFKETNISLKLNNIFAKKYESTGYTFSYVYGGLTTENFYYPMARFNAMISLNVKL; encoded by the coding sequence ATGAAAAAAGTATTTATCAGTACAGTATTGTGCTCATTCTCCATTATTTTGGCCAAGGCGCAGGAGAAGCTCGGCGACACTACCTTTTTACAACCTATTGAAGTATCAGCTGTCAGGGCAACAGAAAAGGCCCCCTTTGCAAAAACCAATCTTTCCAAAAAAGAAATTGAAAAGAATAACATTGGCCAGGACCTTCCTTTTATTCTTAACCAAACCCCATCAGTTGTAGTCAACTCTGATGCAGGAAATGGTGTTGGATATACAAATTTCAGGGTTAGAGGATCTGACGCCACCCGTATCAATATAACATTGAACGGCATTCCTTACAATGACCCCGAAAGCCAAATCAGTTATTTTGTTGATATGCCTGATTTTGTTTCTTCTGCCAGTAATATACAAATTCAAAGAGGTGTAGGAACTTCATCCAATGGAGCTGGTGCTTTTGGAGGTTCGGTAAATATTTCTACCAATGAGATCATTGAAAAAAACTACACTGAGTCTAACAATAGTTATGGCTCATTTAATACATGGAAAAATACAATCAAATTTGGTACAGGTATATTAGATAAACATTTCACTTTTGATGCCAGGCTCAGCAAAGTAAGCAGCGACGGATATATTGACAGAGCTAAAAGTGATCTGAAATCATTTTACACAAGCACTGCTTATGTTGATGCTAACAAATCATTTAGATTGAATATTTTTTCAGGCAAAGAAAAAACCTACCAGGCATGGAACGGGGTACCGGAATATTTATTAAATACAAACCGAACATATAATAGCAGCGGAACAGACAAGCCCGGAGAACCTTACAACAATCAAACAGATAATTATACACAAACACATTACCAGTTCTTTTACAATCAAAAAATATGCAATAGTTTAAAACTGAGTACGGCTGTTTTTTTAGTTAACGGAAGCGGATATTGGGAAGAATATAAAGCCGGCGAAGCGTTAGCTGATTATGGTTTGTCTGATTATACCGTTGGTAATACAACTATCTCTTCTACAGATCTTATTAGAAGGCTTTGGCCAAACAATAAGCAATATGGAACTATTTTTTCTGTGCAACATGAAAAGAAAAACACACAGTTAACGATTGGTGGCGGATACAACCAAAATGACGCAAAACATTTTGGAGAAGTTATCTGGGCACAGGTTCCGGTTACACCTAATTATCACTGGTACGATTTAACTGCAACTAAAAAAGATTTTTCTTTGTATACAAAATGGACACAAACGCTTAACCAGCATTGGCAAACTTTTGTAGATGTGCAATACAGAAATGTAGATTACACCATTAATGGTTTTAGAAAAAATCCGGCTTTAATAGTTAAAAGCAATTACAACTTTTTTAATCCTAAAGCTGGTATTACCTATAATGCTAATAACTGGCAGGTATTTTTATCATATGCCAACGCAAATAAAGAACCTAACAGAGATGACTACGAGATCAATACAGCCAAAAAGCCTGTTCCCGAAAAGCTACACGATTTTGAATTAGGCGCTGAAAAAAGAAAAACAAATTACAGTTTTGGTGCAACAGTTTACTACATGCGATATAAGGACCAATTGGTATTAGTTGGAAATATTAATGATGTAGGGGCTTATACAAGAATAAATATCCCTAAAAGTTACAGACTGGGTGTAGAGCTGGAAGGAGCATATGTTTTCAATAAATGGTTAAATGCTACGGCCAATCTTTCTTTAAGCGAAAATAAGATCAAAAACTTCACGGAGTTGATAGATGATTATGACAATGGTGGATATGTAACTAATTTTTATAAAAAAACAGATATATCTTTCTCTCCTGCTGCAATCGGTAATTACAGTCTTAATATTATTCCTGTAAAAAATGGAGAAATCAGTCTTCTTGGAAAATATGTAAGCAGCCAATACATGGACAACACTTCTAACAAAAGCAGGAGCCTTGATTCTTATTATCTGCAGGATGTAAGACTAGCTTACACTTTACACAATAAGCTTTTTAAAGAAACTAATATCAGTTTAAAACTCAATAATATTTTTGCAAAAAAATATGAATCAACCGGATATACATTTAGTTATGTATACGGCGGGTTAACTACTGAAAACTTTTATTATCCTATGGCACGATTTAATGCAATGATATCATTGAATGTTAAATTGTAA
- a CDS encoding T9SS type A sorting domain-containing protein, translating into MKTFLPSVILLTTLVFFSSHAKAQNTDLPNPNKNIKVLPAGSFVIAMDKTYQANPGYFNIKTYGLLVNLMNGGIRLRWVIDSGKVHGAADFSVLAEKITPSFVAAGTTPKDFKAGPFVITPSDTALARLFITIYNNSMTPVNKINVYRTTAPVNVNVRYDLTAVKPKAAVLNDGGKGSIQIAYMTAASIPSTNYKILDSAVNLYNGCYTFASEPHNDGGGSFPIARIVDSLRDFVQKGGNFLAECAAIETYENVSHSQSSLGIDVLNNAIKTNINYANPDLSYAQFDGIFTPEQGGSCQSWTRKSGSVALNNFYPVINGSTAATDSVFGATVSKHRSGKGGLIFYLGNHSFSGNTDDDINGIRLYMNAFLTPAAYGNCPLYQCDGNGQCGPLPVTLKSFKAKKLNLQQVQLNWSTSTELNAKEFIIERSFDGISFVGIGRVNAQGYSSTEVAYAFQDQSPKNGYNYYRLTEISNDSKVSYSEIVSVYFSGKNLGLEVYPAPARESITVDMNSFSATNNLISIFDLTGKAMINKLKVNSNSVKIDVRAFPAGTYILKAVDANGTMLQSKFSVIKH; encoded by the coding sequence ATGAAAACTTTTCTACCTTCAGTTATTTTACTGACTACCCTTGTGTTTTTTTCTTCACACGCTAAAGCTCAAAACACTGATCTGCCTAATCCAAATAAGAATATCAAAGTGTTACCTGCGGGTTCATTTGTGATAGCGATGGATAAAACTTATCAGGCAAATCCAGGTTATTTCAACATCAAAACATATGGTTTACTTGTAAACCTTATGAATGGTGGTATCAGACTTCGTTGGGTGATTGATTCAGGTAAAGTGCATGGTGCCGCAGATTTTTCTGTATTGGCTGAAAAAATTACTCCTAGTTTTGTTGCAGCTGGCACAACACCTAAAGACTTTAAAGCCGGTCCATTTGTGATCACTCCTTCAGACACCGCTCTGGCTAGATTATTTATAACGATTTATAATAATTCTATGACACCGGTAAATAAAATAAATGTTTACAGAACTACTGCTCCTGTAAATGTGAATGTACGTTATGATCTTACCGCTGTTAAACCTAAAGCTGCGGTCTTGAATGACGGTGGTAAAGGTTCAATTCAGATAGCTTACATGACTGCTGCTTCAATTCCTTCTACCAATTACAAAATTCTTGATTCGGCCGTTAATCTATATAATGGCTGTTATACTTTTGCCTCTGAACCGCATAATGATGGTGGTGGAAGTTTTCCTATAGCACGTATAGTGGATTCTCTAAGAGATTTTGTTCAGAAGGGAGGAAATTTTCTTGCAGAATGTGCGGCTATTGAAACATATGAAAATGTTAGTCATTCACAATCCTCTCTGGGAATTGATGTATTAAATAATGCTATCAAAACGAATATAAATTATGCCAATCCTGATCTTTCCTATGCTCAATTTGATGGTATATTTACACCAGAGCAAGGCGGTTCTTGCCAATCATGGACAAGGAAGTCAGGTAGTGTGGCTTTGAATAATTTTTATCCTGTTATCAATGGTAGTACCGCTGCTACGGATTCTGTATTTGGTGCAACAGTATCAAAACATAGGTCTGGTAAAGGGGGCTTGATCTTTTATTTGGGTAACCATAGTTTCTCAGGTAATACAGATGATGATATTAATGGTATAAGATTGTATATGAATGCGTTCCTTACTCCTGCCGCTTATGGTAATTGCCCTTTGTATCAATGTGACGGAAATGGACAGTGTGGACCTTTACCGGTTACACTAAAATCATTCAAAGCTAAAAAATTGAATTTGCAACAAGTGCAATTGAATTGGTCAACAAGCACAGAATTGAATGCGAAAGAGTTCATCATTGAAAGATCTTTTGACGGAATTAGTTTTGTGGGTATTGGCAGAGTAAATGCACAAGGATACAGCAGCACAGAAGTTGCGTATGCATTTCAGGATCAGTCTCCGAAAAACGGATACAACTACTATCGTCTAACAGAGATCAGTAATGACTCTAAAGTTAGCTACTCTGAGATCGTTTCTGTTTATTTCAGCGGTAAAAATTTAGGCTTAGAAGTTTATCCTGCACCGGCTCGTGAGTCAATCACAGTTGATATGAACAGTTTCTCTGCAACTAACAACCTGATCAGTATATTTGACTTAACAGGAAAAGCAATGATCAACAAATTAAAAGTAAATAGCAATTCAGTTAAAATAGATGTAAGAGCTTTCCCTGCCGGAACTTATATTCTAAAAGCTGTTGATGCCAACGGAACTATGCTGCAAAGCAAATTCTCTGTAATCAAACATTAA
- a CDS encoding alpha/beta hydrolase, with the protein MKLIPVNRHTYTIPAKYYTFVKQMNRMKNMYKILLLLILSSFLMSACKKKTKEQNDEIYSRHLQEHIKLTIISTPIPEDKKELNLLLLNDGQDIKKLRVTEIVDSLFRKKLISPLIIVAIHTLDKSQEYGVAGYAGYQNKGNKADKYADFIDNELYSFIKKKSGVRKFKSVVIAGCDLGGLSAFDIAWDHADKIDKVGVFSGTFGFSSKSTESPDYSDNSDRIIFNKISSSRKKPHLKYWFYGDDTNENGSRYQDSITINHTEDLIALIKTKNVCAPSDIIYTKAITRKQGHREWSNAFPDFIQWAFGK; encoded by the coding sequence ATGAAATTAATTCCCGTCAATCGACATACATATACCATTCCAGCTAAATATTATACATTCGTTAAACAAATGAATCGTATGAAAAATATGTATAAAATATTGTTGCTGCTTATACTTTCCTCATTTTTAATGAGTGCTTGTAAGAAGAAGACCAAAGAACAAAACGACGAGATCTATAGCAGACATTTACAGGAGCATATCAAGCTTACGATCATCAGCACCCCAATACCGGAAGATAAAAAAGAGCTGAACTTATTGTTATTGAATGATGGCCAGGATATTAAAAAGCTACGAGTGACAGAAATTGTTGATAGCCTTTTCAGGAAAAAATTAATTTCTCCCCTCATAATTGTTGCTATACACACTCTTGACAAATCACAGGAATATGGCGTAGCAGGTTATGCCGGTTATCAAAACAAAGGGAACAAAGCTGATAAATATGCTGACTTTATTGACAATGAATTGTACAGTTTTATAAAAAAGAAATCAGGTGTACGAAAATTCAAATCGGTGGTAATTGCAGGTTGTGACTTAGGTGGCTTATCAGCATTTGATATAGCCTGGGATCATGCAGATAAAATCGATAAAGTGGGTGTTTTTTCAGGCACATTTGGCTTCAGTAGTAAATCAACAGAGAGCCCTGACTACTCGGATAATTCGGACAGAATTATTTTTAATAAAATAAGCTCTTCCCGAAAAAAGCCTCACTTAAAATATTGGTTTTATGGAGATGATACGAATGAAAATGGCAGCCGGTATCAGGATAGTATCACTATCAATCATACCGAAGATCTAATAGCATTGATCAAAACTAAAAACGTTTGTGCCCCGTCTGACATTATTTATACAAAAGCGATTACCCGAAAACAGGGGCATAGAGAATGGAGTAATGCTTTCCCCGATTTCATACAATGGGCATTTGGTAAATAG